The segment GCCGGTACGGGTCGGGCTTCCCCATGCTGGACCGCAGCCAGCGGTCGTAACCGGCCTGCCAGCCGCCGTTGTTGCGCCAGTCGACCAGCACCTGGTTGACCCAGCCGACCAGGTCGGTGTCGCGCTGGTTCATGCCGACGCCCATGTAGGTCGGCAGGAAGGACTCGCCGGCCAGCTCCATGGTCTCGTCCTGGGCGACCATCGCGGCGGCCAGCGAGCTGTCCGACAGCGTCGCGTCGGCCTCGCCGAGCTCCATCAGCACCAGGCAGTCCAACTGGTTGTCGGGCGTGACGATCGAGGCGGCGCCGTGCGCGTTCGCCTTCAGCTCGGTGTGCGAGGAGGAGTTCAGCGCCGCGCAGACCCGCTTGCCGCCGAGCGCCTTCGCGACGCTGTCGGCGTGCGCGGTCTTCGGCGCCACCACCCGCTGGGAGACCTTGAAGTACGGGGCGGAGAAGGCGATCTGCTTCATCCGGTCGCAGGTGATGGTCATCGCGCGGACGATCAGGTCGATCGGCTGGGGCTGCTGCTGGAGCAGCTTGACCCGGTCCGCGGTGGCGATGGTCTTGAGCACCAGCTTGTTCTCGTCGCCGAGGACCGACTTGGCGACGGCGCGCGCCAGGTCGATGTCGAAGCCCTCGATCTTGCCGCTCAGCGAGTCCCGGTAGCCCCAGTTGTAGGCGCTCTGGTCGACGCCGACCACCAGGTAGCCGCGCTTGCGGATCTCCTGGATCCGCGCCCCGGCCTGCTGCGCGGGCGGCAGCGACACCCCGGTGTCGCAGTCGTCCGCGGCCGGCGCCAGACCCGGTGCCGCGCCCCCGGCCGCCGCCGGCGCGCCGCCCGGCGCGACCGCGCCGCCCGCGCCGGCGGCCGAACCGCCCGCGCCCAGCAGCCCCGCCAGCAGCGCCGCGGCGGCCAGCAGCGTCCCCGTCCTCGCCCTGCGCATCCTTCGTACCCCCGTCACCCGTCGCCCGTCGCCCGTCACCGGTACTCGGCCAGTCGGCGCCCGATGCCGCGCACCGTGCCGCCCGCCGCCAGCACGGCCAGCAGCGCCACCGCGACCGCCTGGACGGCCAGCCCGGTGTCGACCCCGTCCACGGCCGCCTCGAAGGCGGCCTGCTCGGCCCGCCCGGCCAGCTCCCACTGCCGGTCGGCGGCGTCGAACGCGGCCTGCGCGGTGTCGTCGCGGCCCGGCGCCAGGGTCTTGGCCAGCGTCTCCTCGTACTTGCCGTCCTCGTCGAGCTTCGCGGCGGCGGCGTGCCGCTGCTGCCACTCGCCGAACCAGCGCGCCGCCTCCGACAGCTGCTGCCGGGACTGCGCGGGCGGCGCGGTCAGCAGGTACGCCACCGAGCCCGGGAAGCGCCCGGAGTCCTCGTTCAGGGTCTTCGCCAGCTCGTCCCAGCGGACCCGGTACGCCTCGGTGGCGCCGCGCGAGACCAGGTTCAGGTTCTCCGCGGTGTGCGCCTGCAGCGCCTCCACCCGGACCAGGTTCAACTCGCGCAGCGGGTCGATACCCTGGAGCCGGGCCCGGTACAGGTCGTTGCCCGCCGAGGCGATCCCGCCGACCGTCCAGCCCAGCGCGACCAGCACCGCCAGCGAGGCCGCCAGCAGACCCGGGTTGAACACCCGCTTGGTGCGCCGGAACAGCAGCACCTGGTAGCGGCCCAGCGCGGCCAGCGCCGCCACCCCCAGCACCATCGCCGCCCACGGCACCGCGTCCGCCGCCTCGTAGTCCGCCCGCAGCGCGGCCGCCTCGGTGTCGGCCAGCCCCTGCGCGTTCGGCAGCACGGTCTGCCGCATGTAGTCCGAGGCGTAGCGCAGGTAGGCGCCGCCCAGCGGCAGGCCCTCCCGGTTGATCGCCCGGGCGGTCTCCACCAGGCCCGCGTAGCGCG is part of the Kitasatospora setae KM-6054 genome and harbors:
- a CDS encoding glutamate ABC transporter substrate-binding protein → MRRARTGTLLAAAALLAGLLGAGGSAAGAGGAVAPGGAPAAAGGAAPGLAPAADDCDTGVSLPPAQQAGARIQEIRKRGYLVVGVDQSAYNWGYRDSLSGKIEGFDIDLARAVAKSVLGDENKLVLKTIATADRVKLLQQQPQPIDLIVRAMTITCDRMKQIAFSAPYFKVSQRVVAPKTAHADSVAKALGGKRVCAALNSSSHTELKANAHGAASIVTPDNQLDCLVLMELGEADATLSDSSLAAAMVAQDETMELAGESFLPTYMGVGMNQRDTDLVGWVNQVLVDWRNNGGWQAGYDRWLRSSMGKPDPYRPW